DNA from Stenotrophomonas indicatrix:
CTTTCGAGCTGCTGCACGCGGCCTTCGATCTGATCCAGACGCTGGTTGGCCTGCTGTGCAGACTGGTTGGCCGATTCGGCGCTCTGCGCCGCGCCCTGCACCTTCACGTCGAGCTGGTCGAGACGCGAGTTGATCGTTGCAAATTCGTCTTTGTAGGTGGCGCAAGCACCGAGGCTTACGGTAGCAACGATGGCTACGGTGACGGCACGTGCCGCGTTGATTTGCTGCTTGGTCAGGAACATTCCACTCCCTCCTTCGTCTGGGGAGTCTGGAATATAGCGGCGTTTGTTCCCGCCGCTGCGAAGTGCTTTCAGCTGCAGTTGGAAGACGTGGATGGCCTGTGAAGGTCGCGCAATCAGCAATCCTTAACAAGCGGGAACAAGCGAGCTCTGCTGCATCGGTTGATGTCCTTGTGCCACTTCGATCTCTCCAATTCATCAGCCTGAAGCCGACTCATGTCGTTTCTCTCAATGGCTGCAGATGAGCGTGGCGCACAACATCGACGCGCGCACCGCGCTTCCGTGAGTGCAGTCCTCTCGTGCGATCCATGACCGAAGCGGCTTGGCAGGTCGGCGTGCATCCAGCGAGCTACTACACGGCGCATCGAGAGTTCCCTGAACAGGAACCTCATTCATGTACCGGTCAGTTCAATATTCAGGGCCGATTTCATCAACAAACGGATAATTCACACCTGTCGAACGCCTCTCCTCCCTCCCCTCCCGAGGGGCGTTCGACGAAACCAAAATAATGAAAGGTGTATCCCGATGATCAAGAATTCGCTGCTTGCCCTGGGTCTGTTGGCCGCGCTGCCGTTCGCCGCATCGGCTGCCGATGGCCTGTCGTACAACTACGTTGAAGGCGGCTACGTGAACACCGATGCCAAGGGCGGCGACGCTGATGGCTGGGGCGTGAAGGGCTCGGTTGCCGTGCATCCGAATTTCCACATCTTCGGTGATTACAGCAAGCAGGAAACCGACACCTTCAAGAATGATGTCGACCAGTGGCGCATCGGTGCCGGCTACAACTACGGCATCGCACCGAACACCGACCTGGTGGCTCGTGTTGCGTACCAGAAGTTCGACATGAAGCACGGCCTGGACTTCAACGGCTACTCCACTGAAGTGGGCGTGCGCACCGCGTTCAACCCGTACCTGGAAGGCTATGCGCTGGCCGGTTACGAGGATTACAGCAAGAAGCACGGCATCAACCCGGACGGCGAGTTCTACGGCCGTGTCGGCGCCACCGCCAAGTTCAACCAGAACTGGGGCCTGAGTGGCGAAGTGAAGCTGGCCAAGGCCGGCGACCGCGAGTGGTTCGTGGGCCCGCGCTTCAGCTGGTAACAAACGCCTGTCGTTAGTGCGTGTAACTGGCGTGTGATCTCTCTCCCACACGCCAGCGAAGCCCGGCCTCGTGCCGGGCTTCTCTTTTTCCGGCATCGCTTTGCCACAATAGGGCATGGGCGATCCCTCCACTCCCGCTGGCACCGGCTCGGCCTACCAGGAACACCTGGCGCCTGCGCCGCTGCGTGGCCAGTTCGGCCAGCTCTGGCAGAGCCAGTTGCCTGCTGACGCCAGTGGCAACATCACCGTGCTGCCCGATGGTTGCGTGGACATTCTCTGGCGTGACGGTGCGCTGTTCGTGGTGGGGCCGGACCGTACCGCCGCACACCCGCAACTGGCCCCCGGTGCACAGGTGCTGGGCGCGCGGTTCCGGCCTGGACAGGCATCGTCTGCGCTCGGCATCGACTTGTCCGGCATCGTCGGCCAAGCCGTGCCCCTGATCGAATTCAATGCCCGCTGGGCGACGCAGGCTGCGGCCTGGATCGGTGACGCCGCGCCCGACCAGCGCCTGCAGCGCCTGGCTGACAGCCTGCAGCGGAACATGCCGGCGGCCGTGCTGGACGAGCACACACGCCGCGCGCATGCGCTGTTCGCGCACGCTGCCAGAGGCGATGCCAGCATCGACGCACTCGCCGCACATCTGGCGATGAGCCCGCGCACCCTGCGTCGCTTCAGCCAGATGCAGTTCGGTTACGGAGCAAAGTCGCTGGAGCGGATCCTGCGTCTGCAGCGGTTCCTGCGCTGCAGCCAGACCCAACCCGCGCACAGTCTGGCGATGCTGGCCGTGGAGGCGGGCTATGCCGACCAGGCCCACCTCAGCCGCGACGCCCGCGAGCTTGCCGGCCTGACGGCCAGTGCGCTGCGCCAGCAGTGGGGACGTTGATGGCCGTTTCGTTCAAGACCCGGGCCCGACCCTGACCGATGCTGGGCGCTCCAACCACGGAGCCGCACCATGAGCCACGCAGACACCACCTCTGCCGAACGCCGCATCGACAACATCGAATTCAACGTCGCCGACATCGCCCGCAGCAAGCAGTTCTATGGGCAGGTCTTCGGCTGGTCCTTCACCGACTACGGCCCGGCCTATGCCGAGTTCGATGACGGCCGCCTCAAAGGTGGCTTTGTCGCCGACCAGGCAGTGACGCCCTCAGGAGGCGCGCTGGTCATCGTGTACTGCGTGGACCTTGCCGACGCGCAGCAGCGCATCCTCGCAGCGGGCGGCGAGATCGTGCAGGCCGTGTTTGCCTTTCCCGGCGGCCGTCGCTTCCATTTCCGCGATCTGGACGGCTACGTGCT
Protein-coding regions in this window:
- a CDS encoding helix-turn-helix domain-containing protein, which gives rise to MGDPSTPAGTGSAYQEHLAPAPLRGQFGQLWQSQLPADASGNITVLPDGCVDILWRDGALFVVGPDRTAAHPQLAPGAQVLGARFRPGQASSALGIDLSGIVGQAVPLIEFNARWATQAAAWIGDAAPDQRLQRLADSLQRNMPAAVLDEHTRRAHALFAHAARGDASIDALAAHLAMSPRTLRRFSQMQFGYGAKSLERILRLQRFLRCSQTQPAHSLAMLAVEAGYADQAHLSRDARELAGLTASALRQQWGR
- a CDS encoding VOC family protein encodes the protein MSHADTTSAERRIDNIEFNVADIARSKQFYGQVFGWSFTDYGPAYAEFDDGRLKGGFVADQAVTPSGGALVIVYCVDLADAQQRILAAGGEIVQAVFAFPGGRRFHFRDLDGYVLAVWSDAS
- a CDS encoding Ax21 family protein gives rise to the protein MKNSLLALGLLAALPFAASAADGLSYNYVEGGYVNTDAKGGDADGWGVKGSVAVHPNFHIFGDYSKQETDTFKNDVDQWRIGAGYNYGIAPNTDLVARVAYQKFDMKHGLDFNGYSTEVGVRTAFNPYLEGYALAGYEDYSKKHGINPDGEFYGRVGATAKFNQNWGLSGEVKLAKAGDREWFVGPRFSW